tagataaatagatagataaaataaataaataaatgtccaaGTCACAACAGAAATGAAGATGATgtcaataaataacaaaaaaacaaagcctgtttttttttgttcattcctaattaattcatttgtatgtatatgaaataaataattgcatTACTGAACTGcacaaataacaacaacaacaacaacaataataataataataatgatggaaatacaatttcatttataatgatttCTCTTGATGTAAACTACACATATAAGTTCAGTGCATATAATAACAGCCTCTATGATTTATATACACACTTTAGAAGTGCACTAGAGTGTAGATTTTGtcctctgtgtagtgcactattgaATATATATCCCTTACAAagtattttgtgttttacagGATATGCAATTGGGTACAAATGAATAGTTTTTCCAGTCTATACAGTGCACTGTATGTTCAGCTAGTGTAAACATGAATGGCTATTTCTAACAGACAGCGATTTGTGCTTACACGCCCTACATAGGGTATAAAAACCTTATCTAGTGCTTTATATGTGTAATCTGAAACAATTTAGGACTCTCTGTtccttttattatatataatatatggtCCACACCTTAAGGAGTGCACTATGTGAAGCTATGTGCCAGTGATTTAGCATCCTGGCCTTGCACTttactgccctctagtggcagTCACTTTCTATTAAAATCCCTTTACAAAGATACAGTTTTGCTTTATGCAGAACCATTACTTGACTCTTTGATGTAACCTCACTATGTCATGCtgataatatatattttcattaatcAATTCATTAATCATGTCATCTGTTAAAAATCcaagaatgaataaaaactgaGTACGGTCATGACTGACTTCCATTTATTGCAAAAACTACAAACAGGATTCATCAAGGCACTGCTCAGTAAAATAACACAGTCATTGAGGAACAATGAGGAAGTGAGCAAGAATTTTTCCATCCACCGTTATTTTGGGTCACACAACCTCACATTTCCCAAAACCCTAAACCCAGCatatagaggctgagtgaatgtggtgtggactctgtggaagaacttcatcgtgtcagagacgctgtagaaggacagacttcctgcactgtgatccacatacactcctattctggaggatgatggaactTTGAGCTCAGTTTTAATGTCGTtgtgatagaaagagagagaggaagaagaacagCACAGACTCCAGGACTCCAAACCCACACTCTTTATCCCATCCTTTCCTCCTGATCTCTTTATATGAGTGACTCTCCTCTTAAGATCAGtgatctcctgctccagttgctccaggagtcgttcagctcgactcacttcagccttctcctgagctctgatcagctccgtcacctctgagcgctttttctccatgaagCTGATCATCTCAGTAAAAGATAatctcactgtcctccactgctgcCTGAGCACGAGACTGttaggatacacacacacacacacacatacacacatacacacacacacacacacacacacacacacacaccacacttcCCTCTCTTACTGTGACTCTGGATGACTGGTtgttcatgttgtgtgtgttactaGGAGCacctctgtctctgctcactgctcaccttAATCatgttcacagcctgtttcagctcctgcaccttcttctgcttctcctggattctctgctgggatttcatctgctccttCTTTAGCTCCCTCTGAGCACAAATCACATATGCTCAGATAGTTACAAATGATGTGTGGGTGAATATTAATAGCAGCTAAATGGTTAAAGTTCACAGTCTTGTGTGGAATTGTTTAAGTTGTGAAACTGGTGTACAGCTGCTCCAGAGTTCACTGACCGTTCTGATGTGATTATGACTAACGCTGGGTGAGGAGAACAAACTCATTTATCACTTATGTAAAAACAACACACTGAAATGTAATAcaccattttaaaatcattctgCTGAACTGAACCATTGCAATCACAATTTAAATCTGATAACTGACTAAAGCAGCTGATTctagataagaaatataattcaGATGAATTCATTCTGAAAAGATTTctagttctcacctgtttctcagTTCTCTCTTGGAGTTTTGAGGATGCTTCGATTAAGGTGTGCTTTTTCATAGTAGGAAGTTCAAGATGAGGTTTAAGATGAGTTTCACAAAAGGAGGTCCGACACATCAGAGAGGACTTCATGGCTTTGTGTTTTGTCCtggtgcagaaatcacactccacatctccaggttcagcgtaacagtgagcaggagaagcagcttggacttcagtcttcttcagtttctccaccacttcagccagcatgttgtttctgtgtAGAATAGGCCTGGGAGTGAAAGTGTCTCTGCACCGAGGACAGCTGTAGACGCCcttctcatcctcctccttttactccagtacttggttaaatctataacatttaCCATATCTTATACCCACCCTGTTTTGAGAAGATTTTTATAAAAGTTAGAGCTATCACTCATAtaactaatgttagcttgtTGTTAATGCTACTCACAATTATCTGCTGTTGTTTCAGTCctaaatgttgcatgaatgtttgaagttcactttAGTAGAACAGTACgaatagccactcaggcctgtaactgtaacacTGTAGAGCAAAGTTCTTGCTGTTCCTCTGTAGCAGCCAGCGTGGGACCCCACTGCATACTTCCTTGATGAAGCCATGAATGTGATAGTGAATGTGTACACTTCCAGTGAATTAACGAGGACAGTTTGGCTATTCTGGACTTTTTAAGGGAATCTGCAGCAGCTAGTGAGCATCGCCAAGAAGAAGCTATGGACCAGATGAAGACTGCCCAGGAGGGGTTTCTGGTGCTAATGAACAGATTCCTGGAGAAAATGTGACCTCTGTACATGCACATCACACAGACCAAACATGGTGATGCACTGCTCTTccttcatactttttatgtatgtatacttgtttttgtgttttcttgctCATATTTTATGTGTAGTGTATTATATGActggtgaattta
This Pangasianodon hypophthalmus isolate fPanHyp1 chromosome 26, fPanHyp1.pri, whole genome shotgun sequence DNA region includes the following protein-coding sequences:
- the LOC113535758 gene encoding tripartite motif-containing protein 14-like isoform X1; its protein translation is MISFMEKKRSEVTELIRAQEKAEVSRAERLLEQLEQEITDLKRRVTHIKRSGGKDGIKSVGLESWSLCCSSSSLSFYHNDIKTELKVPSSSRIGVYVDHSAGSLSFYSVSDTMKFFHRVHTTFTQPLYAGFRVLGNVRLCDPK
- the LOC113535758 gene encoding tripartite motif-containing protein 16-like isoform X2; this translates as MLAEVVEKLKKTEVQAASPAHCYAEPGDVECDFCTRTKHKAMKSSLMCRTSFCETHLKPHLELPTMKKHTLIEASSKLQERTEKQRELKKEQMKSQQRIQEKQKKVQELKQAVNMIKSRAQAAVEDSEIIFY